ACATTGATGAGCTCATCACGGTTATTGAAGATTTCATGGGGATTCATAGTGAAGTAAATGGAAGCCTCAGCCTGCCCGAAGGGGTGGTCGCTGAAAGTTCTCTCATGTATGAAGTTTTTCTACAAGCTCAAAAGGTGGCGCAGACCAACACGACGGTACTGCTTTTTGGGGAAAGCGGTGTGGGCAAAGAAATTGTCGCCTCCTTTATTTATCAGATGAGCAACAGAGCGGCAGATCCTTGGACAGTGGTCGATTGCAGTACCTTGACCGAAAATTTAGTGGAATCAGAGTTGTTCGGCCATGCTAAAGGCGCCTTCACCGGCGCAGAACAGGCGCGGAATGGGCGATTGCTTCAGGCAGACGGCGGCACCCTGTTTTTTGATGAAATTGGTGAATTGCCATTAACCTTGCAGCCCAAATTGTTGCGTGTCTTGGAAACCGGAAGTTTTTCTCCTCTCGGCAGTGATCAAGAAATTACGGTTGACGTGCGTTTTCTGGCTGCTACCAATCGTAATTTGAAAGTTGAGGTGGAAGAGGGGCGGTTTCGTGAAGATTTATATTATCGGCTCATTGTGTTTCCTATAGAGATTCCACCCTTACGGCTGCGCAGAGAAGATATTCCTCTATTGGCATCCTTGATCTTAAAAACGCATCGCAAATTATTGACGCCTGCCGCGGAGCGACATTTGATGGCCTATGACTGGCCCGGAAACATCCGCGAATTGCGGAACGTCTTGGAACGAGCCGCTATCTTGACCGAGGGATCTCGTATTCTTCCGGAGAGTCTGCCGCCGATGGTACGCCGAAAAAAAGAGCTGCCTGCTGATGAGCAAGACCTCGTCATCGACACGATGGCGGAAATAGAACGGAAAGCAATTTTTGAGGCCCTCGAAAAAACGGAAGGGAACAAAACAAAGGCATCTGAACTCTTGGGGATCAGTCGTCGCAGTCTAATCTATAAATTGCGTGCCTATGAAAAAGAAGGTAAAGCCAAGCCGGCACCGTCGGAATAATCTTCTCCCTCCTATAATAAATTTGTTATACTGGCAAGATAGATTATTTTTACTCTATAGAAAGGAAAGTTCATGTTTAAACGTTTGTTGCTGATTATTTGTATCATGGGTTGTTTCTGGGCGCAGGCAGAAATGGATCTTAAAGTCATGAGTTTCAATGTCCGTTTCGGCACTGCCAATGACGGAGACAATGCTTGGCCCCATCGCAAAGAGAGTTTTATCAATGTCATTAAAAAGCAATCTCCCGACTTATTGGGCACCCAAGAATGTCTGGCGTTTCAAGCCGATTATATCGTGGAGCAACTGCCCGAATATCGCTGGATCGGTATTGACAGAGATGTATCGGGTAAAGGAGAAATGACGGCAATTTTTTATAGAAAAGATGCCTTCTTCCCGCTGGAGAGTGGTAATTTTTGGCTCTCCGAAACGCCCGATGTGCCCGCTTCAAAATCATGGGACACAAGCCTGACCCGCATCGCAACATGGGTACATTTTTACCATCCCGAGACTCAAAGTACCTTTTATTACTACAACACCCACCTTGATCATCGCGGCCCTGAAGCACGTAAAGAGAGTGTCGCCCTTATTGCGAAACACATCGAAGCCAAGGCTGGAGGGCAGCCCGTTATTCTTACCGGCGACTTTAACGCCTATGCAGAAAAGAGCGCGCCCTATGATGTAGCCATGGAAAATGGCTTTACCGATGCGTGGCGCGTTGCCAAAGAACAAATAGGCCCCACCGTCACCTTCACCGCCTTTAAAGATCCGGGCGATGCAGAAAATAAACGAATAGACTGGATTCTCCTCAAAGGTAATTTTGAAGTTTCAACCTGTGAAACAGATACCTACATTGAAAATGGCCGCTTGCCTTCAGACCATTATCCTGTTATTGGCACCATGCGCCTATTGGACAATTAAAGCAAGAAAAGAGACCACCCTGCCCGGTGGAGCGTCATAAAAGACAAGGCTTTATATGGACAGAAAAGTGGATATGCCTTTTTCGGACTATTGCTTTTCTGTCCATTAAATACATTTAACGTGTCAGCGTATACGACCGTTCTATAGAGAATAATGCCTGTCGAGCAGATGCGTTTTCTATATTTGATTATGCCGCAGGCTATATAAAGGAAAATTCAGATGAGATGGCGTCGTGCATTAATTCGTTTTTTTGTGTTTGCATTGGGCGGCCTCGTAGCCGAGGTACTGTGGGGGGCGCTGCGCGCAGGCTGGGCGGGAAATTGGAATCTCCACGGTCAGTCCTCTCCATGGATGATCTTCGATTATGGCTTGTTGGGGCTCATTTTAATGCCCATGGCAGAACCCATGAAAAAAAGAGGCGTACCCTTGGTGTTGCGCGCCGCCGTTTATATGGTGACTATTTTTGCCGTCGAATATGTGTCGGGTATTTTTTTCACAAAGGTTTTGGGATTAGAAGTGTGGACCTATAAAGGGGTACCGTACAATCTCCATGGCCAAATTATGCTATACTCTATTCCAACTTGGTATGCCCTCGGCTTTGTAGCCGAATATCTCTATGCTAAAGTTGATGTCGCAGCTGTGGTGTGGCTGCGCGGAATCACTGCGGAACAACTATTAGAATTCCCTTCTTCTGACACTATAAAATGAATTACCACCCTTTCATAAGCCTAAGCGCGTTCGTCAAAAAAAAGTGTTCTGTTCCTCCTATAAACTTACAGTTGCGCATAACAGCGGGCTGTGATATACTATTGACAAGATTTGCTAAATAATATGAACAAGGAGATTAATGGGTTGATGTGGCGAAGTGTCCGAATGCCGGGGCTGATTATGCTTCTGTGTCTGATGAGTAGCTTGGCCGCCGTTGCCCAACCAACGAGCGGAACCACGCGCTTAGCGAGTCAACAGAAAAAGACACTCCATCAATACCAAGGAACAGACGGTTCTATTACCTTTACAAACAGACCGGAAAAATACACCCACCGCGATGATTTTGTAGAGATCGCGATCAAGTATGAACGCATCCCCTTGCCTGCCTCCTATAAGCCTACGCCTGTGACGGAACTCAAAATTGTTACGGACGAAAATTTAAAATCCATTGTGACCCGTTACGCGAGCTTATATCAATTGGATGAGGCGCTTGTGTATGCGGTGATACGGGCAGAGAGTAATTTTAATCCGAACGCCGTTTCCCCAGCCGGCGCCCGCGGTCTCATGCAGTTGATGCCGGGCACAGCAGCAGAGATGGGCGTCACCGACATTTTCGACCCGACCCAGAACGTGGCGGGAGGCACACAATACCTCTATAAAATGATGGAACTGTTTCAGGATAAAAAATTAGCATTGGCAGCGTACAACGCGGGACCTGAAAATGTGAAGCGGCACAAAGGGGTTCCGCCCTTCCAAGAAACGAAGTCTTATGTTAAAACGGTATTAGCCTTTGAAGAAGCTTATAGCAATGGCAGCACCACGCCGAATTTAACCATATTGGGTTCTTCGAAGTCAGCCCTGGGTATTCGTCAGCAAAATGCGCCCAAGACCGGTACCTATACGATCCACTTCCACAGCGGATTGACCCAGCCTGCAGATGCGGTACACGACCGCGATCCTTACTGGTATATCGTGTATAGCAATCGTACCTATCCCGTCAGAAAAGATCTGGTAAAGGCGGTAGAAAAAGCCGCTTGATCCGCGTCGGTTCAGCTTTCCTCAACGATTTCTAAAAACAAATTAAGAAGTCTTCGGGACGGGTGTCTTTGCTTGCCTTTTCATTGAATGTTTCCACCAATGTCACATAATCTTCTTGGTGCATTTTATCTTGGAGATAGAGTTCGTAGAGGGGAGCAGTGGCTACTTTAGCGCCTTTATCGCGGGGGCAGCCCACATCCTTATGCAAGGTGAAATGGCTGTATTCGCCCTCCCGTGTCTCGTGTAGTTTAAACGGGTACAAGCGGCAAAGAATCGGTCTCTGTTCATAGATAGTACAATACTTCGTCTCTTTACCTAAAAAGTAACAGCCTTCTTCAGGATCGCGCCACAGCGCCATAAGAAACCGATCTCCATTGATATGCAGCCAGGTGGGATCGTTTTTTTCTACGCCCGTAATTTCTTCAGGAGTCAAGAATTCCACAAATCGACGGGGATCCGCGCCTGTAGTGACGGCAATGCGTAAAACGTCCCAAGGCGTGGGCAGACAGACCACATCTCTACAACAATGATTGGAATGCTGACATTTAAAATAGACAAACTGGGAACCCATGCTTAACTCCTGCGCCCGTTGATAAATTTATAAAGCGACCAAAGAGGAATACTATACGGAAAAATTTGGAGACAGTCAATCTCTATTGTATTCCTTGCAGGGCAGGCATGTACAGGATGGTGAGGCATGGACCGAATTGTCGACAGCCGCGCAAGCTTGTCTCCAAAACAAGATCTGTATTTTCCTAATGGGATTGAGGCATAATGACCGGTATTGTTTTCGCAGATGTAAAAAGATAAAGAGGTCAACATGAACAAACAACGTTTTATAGGCGCAGCGTGTATTTTACTGTCCCTTTGTGTCGCAGAAAAAACATGGAGTTTGGATATGAATCCGGAAGAGCAGCTTACTTTCGCCGCCCAAACGCACAGTCTCGACAACAACGATAACTTTTCTGCAGATGGACGTTTCCTTTGTTATGACACGCGCGAAACGGTAGGGCCCGGAATAGAAAACAGCCAGACCTTAGAACTGTTGGAAATCGCAACGGGCCGTTCCATTATTGTGTACAAACCCAAGACAAGCATTATAGGTGTAAACGCCGCGCCCGGGGTTGGCGCCGTATCTTTTGCTTTGGCGGGAAATGAAGTCAGCTTTATCCACGGTCCTTTTGTTGAAGAGCTCCCCGAGCGTGGGTTTTATGGAAAACCGAATCGGAATGGGGCACGCATTCGTTTGGATGGAGAGATCGTAGAGAGGGAGGGGAGATGGCACATGCTGGATCACGGAGAATACGCCTTATCCTGGCTCGATAAAAGAGATGTGGCAGTTGATCGCGACACCCTTCCCGGAGCTCACCGTGGCGGAACTCATCGCCATGAATATTGTCGTCAAGGGATGCGTATCGGTTTTACCTATGATGATTTTTTGCTCCCTGAATACGATCGGACCATTGGGATTTTGGAGCCACACCCTGAAGCACCTGCACCGGCAAGCCATTACTTTGCCCTCTTGGTGCCTGTGGTTCCTAAAGGTACGTCTAAAGCCGGCGAGTTCGAAAAGGCTTATGGCGACTCTTGGGTCGATGGAGAAGGGGCGATGCGTGCGTTCATCGGCGTGGTGCGGGCAGATGACGGTGTTAATTACGAGGAATCTCTCTTTGTTGTGGATATCCCTGCAGACCTCGATGTGACTACGGCAGACGCCGGCAGCGCCTCCCGTTTCCCTGCGCCGCCGCAAGGGCTTCGCATACGCCGATTAACACACGATTGGGCGGGCGGTATTGTGCGCGGCTCTCCCGATGGAAAACAGATTGCCTACCATGGCAAAGGGGCAGATGGAAAAACGCAGCTTTTTGTTATTTCCGCTTTCGGCTCTGATCGTGATCCTGATCCCAAAAATCAGCCGCGCCAAGCCAGTGTTTTGGAGCATGGTACGGCAGAAGCTCCGATTCGTTGGTCTGTTGATGGGAATGCTTTATTAACTGTTTCCAACAACGGATTGGCAGTGACGTGGGTGAAAGAGGGCCCGGCTTTTGGTAAATCTCTTTTCCTGACGGAGCAAGGTGATGGGAGAAACAGACATGCGCCCGTAATTTCTCCGGATGGTAAGTGGATCGCTTATAATTGTCCCGCAGTAACCCGGGATAAAGCAGGGGATTCCGTAAAAAATTATGCAGGCGAAGATTTCGTCCAAATTTTTAGAATTCCTTTTCCTGAACTTACAGAAGCGGATTTTAAATAAAAAAGGATCGGTTACCACAAAGGATAACCGATCCATTCAGTGACAGAATTATTGCAGCCTAGGGGAGTAGGGCTTGCATATTAAAGACGAGCGGTTCACCCATGGCGTTCGCATCTTGTTGTTGCGTTCCTTTGAAGAGGAAGATATTGAGCGGATAGTTTTCATAGGCGACGTTAAGGACATTCTGGCCGGGTTTGGCGAAGGGCGGCATATTGACAATACCCAGCAGTGCTTCAAGTGTGAAGTTTTCTAAAGTAGGGGTTAATACATTCTTTAAGACTGAATTGTCGATGCTGGAATCATAGACAACACCGGGCGTGCTAAGATTGAAATCCTCTTTCGCCAAGTCATAGCGGACAGGCGGTAACACGCCCTCATCATCAGTCAACACTTTAGCGGCACGAATTTCGTTGCGCCCATCTCCAAAGACCAGGTACGTATTGAGCGGCGGCATCTCTTCGGTGAGTGCGATCGCTTCTCTCAAGCTGAAAGCGTCATAGAGCGCTGTACGCATGACCGGCATGGCGCTGGATTTGTCTTCTTTATCGATTGATGATAGAGGAATCTCTCCAACGGTAATGCCGCCCAGATTGATACCTGTATAGCCAAAGGCAAGTCCGGCATAGGTGAGTACGGTATGGGGCACGCCTTTATTGGGAATATAGACTACGGCACAGAGATCATTGTTAAAAGTCCTGTTGAGATCGCTGTTTATGGTAATGCCGTGCTTAGCACTATCTTTGCCGCCTGCTAAATTACCGTAGACCATGGTGGAAGACGCAGTCCAGAAGTCCGGCTCGTACATTGCCGCGGCATGGGCCATTTGCAAGAGGGAAAGATCAACGCCGGATGTTTGGGCGATTCCCTCAATCTCCTCCACAATGCGTTCATCTAAACCTGCAAGCACATACTCATCCCATAAACCTTGCAGTTCTTCGGGGGTCAGATCTTGTGCATCCACAAAGCCCGGAATAAAATGCGCGATTTCCAAGCTCAGCAATTCTCCGTAATCTCTGCCCATTTCCTGAGGAGTACCATACAGGGTGATGACAGGCATTTCGTTCGCGTCGAAAGGTACTGCATCATGGCGCAGCTCGTTGGCGAGATAGCCTATGAATTCGGGATAGGTCGGATTGCCTTTGTTATCGACGGGCAACACGCGTACACCGGTGGTGAACACAAAATTAGGTGTATTCAATTCGGGATAAAACTGTGTGATCGGCATAGGCAGGGTAGCGGAATTTTCGTATTCAACCTGAATATAAAATCCCTTATAACTGCCGGTTGCAGGATCATTGGGCCGCGCTTCATAAACACCGGGCGCTTTTTCTTCCAAATTTTTTCCGATCCATTTGTCTTGCAGGATACCGTCGCGGAAGTCGCGCTTGTCTTTGGAGGTAACCTCCCACAGCTGCACGGCAATGGGCGGATTGGCCGGATCCACAGTAACGCGGATGGAGCCGTCTTCTTTGAAGGTCTGTTCAAATTGGGGCAAGGCTTTCTTTTGCGTCACTGCCATATACCACCCT
The nucleotide sequence above comes from Candidatus Hydrogenedentota bacterium. Encoded proteins:
- a CDS encoding sigma-54-dependent Fis family transcriptional regulator, which codes for IDELITVIEDFMGIHSEVNGSLSLPEGVVAESSLMYEVFLQAQKVAQTNTTVLLFGESGVGKEIVASFIYQMSNRAADPWTVVDCSTLTENLVESELFGHAKGAFTGAEQARNGRLLQADGGTLFFDEIGELPLTLQPKLLRVLETGSFSPLGSDQEITVDVRFLAATNRNLKVEVEEGRFREDLYYRLIVFPIEIPPLRLRREDIPLLASLILKTHRKLLTPAAERHLMAYDWPGNIRELRNVLERAAILTEGSRILPESLPPMVRRKKELPADEQDLVIDTMAEIERKAIFEALEKTEGNKTKASELLGISRRSLIYKLRAYEKEGKAKPAPSE
- a CDS encoding endonuclease/exonuclease/phosphatase family protein; this translates as MFKRLLLIICIMGCFWAQAEMDLKVMSFNVRFGTANDGDNAWPHRKESFINVIKKQSPDLLGTQECLAFQADYIVEQLPEYRWIGIDRDVSGKGEMTAIFYRKDAFFPLESGNFWLSETPDVPASKSWDTSLTRIATWVHFYHPETQSTFYYYNTHLDHRGPEARKESVALIAKHIEAKAGGQPVILTGDFNAYAEKSAPYDVAMENGFTDAWRVAKEQIGPTVTFTAFKDPGDAENKRIDWILLKGNFEVSTCETDTYIENGRLPSDHYPVIGTMRLLDN
- a CDS encoding lytic transglycosylase domain-containing protein; amino-acid sequence: MSSLAAVAQPTSGTTRLASQQKKTLHQYQGTDGSITFTNRPEKYTHRDDFVEIAIKYERIPLPASYKPTPVTELKIVTDENLKSIVTRYASLYQLDEALVYAVIRAESNFNPNAVSPAGARGLMQLMPGTAAEMGVTDIFDPTQNVAGGTQYLYKMMELFQDKKLALAAYNAGPENVKRHKGVPPFQETKSYVKTVLAFEEAYSNGSTTPNLTILGSSKSALGIRQQNAPKTGTYTIHFHSGLTQPADAVHDRDPYWYIVYSNRTYPVRKDLVKAVEKAA
- a CDS encoding YkgJ family cysteine cluster protein, with product MGSQFVYFKCQHSNHCCRDVVCLPTPWDVLRIAVTTGADPRRFVEFLTPEEITGVEKNDPTWLHINGDRFLMALWRDPEEGCYFLGKETKYCTIYEQRPILCRLYPFKLHETREGEYSHFTLHKDVGCPRDKGAKVATAPLYELYLQDKMHQEDYVTLVETFNEKASKDTRPEDFLICF
- a CDS encoding DUF3748 domain-containing protein, coding for MNKQRFIGAACILLSLCVAEKTWSLDMNPEEQLTFAAQTHSLDNNDNFSADGRFLCYDTRETVGPGIENSQTLELLEIATGRSIIVYKPKTSIIGVNAAPGVGAVSFALAGNEVSFIHGPFVEELPERGFYGKPNRNGARIRLDGEIVEREGRWHMLDHGEYALSWLDKRDVAVDRDTLPGAHRGGTHRHEYCRQGMRIGFTYDDFLLPEYDRTIGILEPHPEAPAPASHYFALLVPVVPKGTSKAGEFEKAYGDSWVDGEGAMRAFIGVVRADDGVNYEESLFVVDIPADLDVTTADAGSASRFPAPPQGLRIRRLTHDWAGGIVRGSPDGKQIAYHGKGADGKTQLFVISAFGSDRDPDPKNQPRQASVLEHGTAEAPIRWSVDGNALLTVSNNGLAVTWVKEGPAFGKSLFLTEQGDGRNRHAPVISPDGKWIAYNCPAVTRDKAGDSVKNYAGEDFVQIFRIPFPELTEADFK